The genomic window GACCGGCTACGAGAACCTCGACATGGTGGGGCGGCTGTACCACCTGGGCCGCAAGAAGAGCAGCTCCCGCTCGCGCGAGCTGCTGGAGCTGTTCCGGCTGGACGAGGCGGCAGACCGCCCGGTGAAGACGTACTCGGGGGGCATGCGGCGCCGGCTCGACCTGGCCGGCGCGCTGGTCGCCGACCCGTCGGTGCTCTTCCTGGACGAGCCGACCACGGGGCTGGACCCGCGCAGCCGCAACGACATGTGGGACGTCATCAAGGACCTGGTCTCCGGCGGCACGACGTTGCTGCTGACCACGCAGTACATGGAGGAGGCGGAGCAGCTGGCCGACTCGATCGTGGTCATCGACCGCGGCAAGATCATCGCCGAGGGCACGGCGGACCAGCTGAAGAGCCAGGTGGGAGGGGAGCGTCTCGAGGTCGTCGTCGCGGATGCGGCGAGGCTGGTCGAGGCGCGGGACCTGCTCGTCCAGGTGGGCTCGGGCGATCCGACGACGGACGAGCACACCCGGCGGATCAGCGTCCCCGTGGGCACCGGCACGGCCAGTCTCGTCGAGGGGCTGCGGCACCTGGACGGAGCGGGCATCAAGGTCAGCGACGTCGCACTGCGGCGCCCGACGCTGGACGACGTGTTCCTGACCTTGACCGGTCACATGGCCGAGGACGACGAGACGAGCACGCCGGACGACACGAAGGTGGCAGCACGATGACCTCGACGACGCTCGACTCCGGCACGGAGAACGCGGGTTCGCTGTCGGCGCTCAGCGACGGACTGGTGGTCGCCAAGCGGAACCTGATCAAGATCAAGCGGGTGCCGGACCTGCTGGTGTTCACGACGTTGCAGCCGATCATGTTCGTGCTGCTGTTCGCCTACGTGTTCGGTGGCGCGATCGACGTGCAGGGGAGCAGCTACAAGGAGTTCCTGATCGCCGGCATCTTCACCCAGACCGTCACGTTCGGTGCGACGCTCACCGGCGCCGGGCTGGCGGACGACATGCAGAAGGGCATCATCGACCGCTTCCGGTCGCTGCCGATGTCCCGGTCAGCGGTACTGGTCGGCCGCACGGTCAGCGACGTCGCCAACAACCTGCTGGTCGTCATCGTGATGTCGCTGACCGGCCTGGTCGTCGGCTGGCGGATCCGCAGCTCGGTCGGGGACGCGATCATCGGCTACGCCCTGCTCCTGCTGTGGGCCTACGCGTTCAGCTGGATCATGGCGTACGTCGGCCTGCTCGCGCCCAGTCCCGAGGTCGTCAACAACGCCGCGTTCATCGTGATCTTCCCGATCACGTTCATCTCCAACGCGTTCGTGCCACTGGAGTCCCTGTCCGGGGTGCTGAAGACGTTCGCGGCGTGGAACCCGCTGTCGGCGGTGACCCAGGCCTGCCGGGAGTGGTTCGGCAACATCCCGGCCGAGGTGAAGACACCTGACTACTGGTCGCTGCAGCACGCCACGACGTACTCGCTGATCTGGATCATCGCGATCCTGGCGATCTTCGTGCCGCTGGCCACCCGTCAGTACAGCCGCTCCGCCAGCCGCTGACCGCTCAGTCGGTCGGCTCGGTCAGCCACTGCAGGTCGTCGGGTCGGCGACGGTTGCCCGGGCTGCACCGCGAGCTGCCGGTGCAGCAGCTCGACCTTGTCGATCGCGCTCGCCACGGCTGCGAGCATCGCACCCACCCCGAAGAACGCGAGGACCGCGCCGATGCCGAGGTAGTCCCCAGGGTGCGTCTCCGAACTGCCCTGCCGCGCCTGGTAGAAGCCGACCACCACGCAGAGGGCGCCGACGAGGAACATCAGGGCGCCACAGATGAAGAGCCCGGCGGCCGTCGGTCCGGTGCTGCTGTGGTTCGGTGCGGGTCCACCACGCGAGGAGCCAGGGCTGGTCATTCGGCAGAGGCTAGAGGGTGCACCGCTCCTGGGCAACGATGCGGCTATCCGGCCGTTCCGTCCGCTCCGTCCGGCTCGCCGGGGTCCTCGGCGCCCTCGCGCTCGTCCCGGTCGGCCCACTCCAGCAGGGGCGCGATCGAGTGCGCGACGTCGTCGATCGCCGCGTGCAGGTCGCCCAGCTCGGCGAACCTGGCCGGCACGGTCGCGATGGTGCAGTCGAGCGGCTCGACGTCGTCCACCTCGTCCCAGCGGATCGGCGTCGAGACGGTGCCGGTCGGCGTCCCGCGCACGGAGTAGGCGCTCGCGATGGTGTGGTCGCGGGCATTCTGGTTGTAGTCGACGAAGAGCTTGGTGGGGTCGCGGTCCTTGCGCCACCAGGTCGTCGTGACGTCGTCCGGCGTCCGCCGTTCGACCTCACGGGCGAAGGCCAGCGCCGCGCGCCGGACGTCGGCGAAGCCCCACTGCGGCTCGATCCGCACGTACACGTGCATGCCGTGCCCGCCCGACGTCTTCGGGTAGCCGGCGATCCCGAGCTCGTCGAGCACCTCGTGGACGACGTGCGCCACCCGTCGTACGGTCGCGAAGTCGCACTGCGGCATGGGATCCAGGTCGATCCGCCACTCGTCGGGCTTCTCGGTGTCCGCCCGCCGCGAGTTCCAGGGGTGGAACTCCACGGTCGACATCTGCACCGCCCAGATGACGCTGCCCAGCTCGGTGACGCAGAGCTCGTCGGCGTGCCGGTTGTAGCGCGGGAACGTCACCCGCACGGTCTCGACCCACGGGGGAGCGCCGAACGGCAGCCGCTTCTGGTGCACCTTGTCGCCGGACAGGCCCTCGGGGAAGCGGTGCATCATGCAGGGCCGCTCGCGCAGCGCCCGCACGATGCCGTCCCCCACGGACAGGTAGTACCGGACCAGGTCGAGCTTGGTGGCTCCGGTCTGTGGGAAGTAGACACGGTCGGGGTTGGTGACACGCACGTCGCGCTCGCCCGCCTCGATCTCGATCGCGGGGCTCTTGGATCCGCTGGACGCCATGCCCGCCAACGTACTGGCGGACGCCGACAGCGCGCAGGGCTTGTCATGTGACCATTTGGTCACCTATTATCGGCGTCGTGACCGACGAGGACCTGGTGTTCAAGGCGCTCGCAGACCCGACCCGCAGGCTCCTGCTGGACCGGCTCTTCGAGCGGGACGGCCGCACCCTCACCGAGCTCGAGTCCCAGCTGGAGATGACCCGCTTCGGGGTCATGAAGCACCTCAGGGTGCTGGAGGACTCCGGGCTCGTCGTCACGCAGAGATCTGGCCGGGAGAAGCTGCACTTCCTCAACCCGGTCCCCATCCGGTTGATCCACGACCGCTGGATCGACAAGTACACCGAACGCCGCGTGTCTGCCTTGGCAGACCTCAAGGCAGAGCTGGAGGACGGAGCATGAGCGCCACGACGAGCGAGGCAAGCACCACGCAGGCCACGACGACCCAGGTCTACAAGATCTACATCAAGGCGAGCCCGCAGCGGATCTGGGACGCCATCACCCAGCCGGAGTGGAACTCGAGGTTCGGGTACGGCGGTCACGGGAGCTTCGACCTGCGCCCGGGCGGACGCTACGAGGCCCTCGCGTCCGAGGAGTTCAAGGCCGCGGCCGCCGCCGCCGGGCGGCCGTGCGGGGACGTCGTCGTCGACGGCGAGGTCATCGAGGCCGACGAGCCGAACCGTCTCGTGCTGAGCTGGCGGATGCTGATGGACCCGGAGATCGCCGCCGAGGGGTTCACCCGGCTCACCTACGAGATCAAGGAGTGGGACGGGTTCTGCTCGCTCACCGTGACGCACGAGCTCGAGAACGCCCCGAAGCTGGCGATGATCGTCGGCGGCGTGTTCGAGGCCGAGGGGGCCGGCGGCGGCCACGCCTGGATCC from Angustibacter luteus includes these protein-coding regions:
- a CDS encoding SRPBCC domain-containing protein; the encoded protein is MSATTSEASTTQATTTQVYKIYIKASPQRIWDAITQPEWNSRFGYGGHGSFDLRPGGRYEALASEEFKAAAAAAGRPCGDVVVDGEVIEADEPNRLVLSWRMLMDPEIAAEGFTRLTYEIKEWDGFCSLTVTHELENAPKLAMIVGGVFEAEGAGGGHAWILSDLKSLLETGGPLAEPRIS
- a CDS encoding ATP-binding cassette domain-containing protein, with the protein product MTDAVVAQGLVKHYGDVVALDGLSLSVPAGSVLGLLGPNGAGKTTTVRVLTTLLRPDAGSAEVAGVDVLADPREVRRRIGLSGQYAAVDEYLTGYENLDMVGRLYHLGRKKSSSRSRELLELFRLDEAADRPVKTYSGGMRRRLDLAGALVADPSVLFLDEPTTGLDPRSRNDMWDVIKDLVSGGTTLLLTTQYMEEAEQLADSIVVIDRGKIIAEGTADQLKSQVGGERLEVVVADAARLVEARDLLVQVGSGDPTTDEHTRRISVPVGTGTASLVEGLRHLDGAGIKVSDVALRRPTLDDVFLTLTGHMAEDDETSTPDDTKVAAR
- a CDS encoding ABC transporter permease → MTSTTLDSGTENAGSLSALSDGLVVAKRNLIKIKRVPDLLVFTTLQPIMFVLLFAYVFGGAIDVQGSSYKEFLIAGIFTQTVTFGATLTGAGLADDMQKGIIDRFRSLPMSRSAVLVGRTVSDVANNLLVVIVMSLTGLVVGWRIRSSVGDAIIGYALLLLWAYAFSWIMAYVGLLAPSPEVVNNAAFIVIFPITFISNAFVPLESLSGVLKTFAAWNPLSAVTQACREWFGNIPAEVKTPDYWSLQHATTYSLIWIIAILAIFVPLATRQYSRSASR
- the ligD gene encoding non-homologous end-joining DNA ligase — encoded protein: MASSGSKSPAIEIEAGERDVRVTNPDRVYFPQTGATKLDLVRYYLSVGDGIVRALRERPCMMHRFPEGLSGDKVHQKRLPFGAPPWVETVRVTFPRYNRHADELCVTELGSVIWAVQMSTVEFHPWNSRRADTEKPDEWRIDLDPMPQCDFATVRRVAHVVHEVLDELGIAGYPKTSGGHGMHVYVRIEPQWGFADVRRAALAFAREVERRTPDDVTTTWWRKDRDPTKLFVDYNQNARDHTIASAYSVRGTPTGTVSTPIRWDEVDDVEPLDCTIATVPARFAELGDLHAAIDDVAHSIAPLLEWADRDEREGAEDPGEPDGADGTAG
- a CDS encoding metalloregulator ArsR/SmtB family transcription factor, giving the protein MTDEDLVFKALADPTRRLLLDRLFERDGRTLTELESQLEMTRFGVMKHLRVLEDSGLVVTQRSGREKLHFLNPVPIRLIHDRWIDKYTERRVSALADLKAELEDGA